A genomic region of Nostoc sp. UHCC 0702 contains the following coding sequences:
- a CDS encoding (2Fe-2S)-binding protein, with protein MGNIKFVKEDKEVIAADGANLRLKAIQNGIDIYTLFGKMTNCGGYGQCGTCIVEIVEGIENLSDPTDVENRKLKKKPANYRLACQTLVNGPVSVVTKP; from the coding sequence ATGGGTAATATCAAATTTGTTAAAGAAGATAAAGAAGTAATAGCGGCAGATGGTGCTAATCTCCGACTAAAAGCAATTCAAAACGGCATTGACATATATACATTGTTTGGCAAAATGACCAATTGCGGCGGCTACGGTCAGTGTGGCACTTGCATTGTTGAAATAGTCGAAGGAATAGAAAATCTTTCTGATCCCACAGATGTAGAAAACCGAAAATTAAAGAAAAAGCCTGCTAATTACCGCCTTGCCTGTCAAACTCTAGTGAATGGGCCTGTCAGCGTGGTGACAAAGCCTTAA
- a CDS encoding universal stress protein: MIEKILLAVSGLGHAEEMLKTLKEIPSIQQAKVTVLHVVPAQSTSAAMTDKWEEGGKILANAIQTLNLDPSQVSSILRQGEPKNVVCQVADEIDADLIIMGSRGLKRLQSILSNSVSQYVFQLSSRPMLLVKDDIYVKRIKRVMVAMDNSDAAKHCLNLALFLLRDIQGGQLILTNVTTDLRGKTSEVSEIIPDKNSLLAAAVAEAQKYGVPVRCYTSSGKPGEEICRLADELNIDLLLLGSPDRRPSVAKSFVDIDRLVGASLSDYVRVNATCPVLLARTVA, from the coding sequence ATGATAGAGAAAATTTTGCTAGCGGTTTCTGGCTTGGGACATGCAGAAGAAATGCTCAAGACATTGAAAGAAATACCATCAATACAACAAGCAAAAGTTACAGTTTTGCATGTTGTTCCTGCCCAAAGTACCTCTGCCGCTATGACAGATAAATGGGAAGAAGGTGGTAAAATTCTGGCTAATGCCATTCAGACTTTGAATTTAGATCCTAGTCAAGTTTCTTCAATTTTGCGGCAAGGCGAACCCAAGAATGTAGTTTGCCAAGTAGCAGATGAAATTGACGCTGATCTAATTATTATGGGTTCACGCGGACTTAAGCGTCTGCAATCGATTTTATCGAACTCAGTTAGTCAGTATGTTTTTCAACTATCTTCTCGCCCGATGTTGCTGGTAAAAGATGACATTTATGTCAAAAGAATTAAGCGCGTTATGGTGGCGATGGATAATTCCGATGCAGCAAAACATTGCTTGAATTTGGCTTTGTTCCTACTGAGAGACATTCAAGGTGGTCAGTTAATTTTGACTAACGTTACTACAGATTTGCGTGGTAAAACATCTGAAGTTAGCGAAATTATCCCAGACAAAAATTCACTTTTAGCAGCAGCAGTTGCAGAAGCGCAAAAATACGGTGTACCAGTTCGCTGTTACACCAGCAGTGGTAAACCAGGTGAAGAAATTTGTCGCTTGGCAGACGAGTTGAACATCGACTTATTATTGCTCGGTTCTCCAGACCGCCGTCCATCGGTAGCTAAAAGCTTTGTTGATATAGACCGACTAGTAGGCGCTTCTTTGTCTGACTACGTTCGAGTTAATGCTACTTGTCCTGTGTTGTTGGCGCGGACAGTTGCTTAA
- a CDS encoding tetratricopeptide repeat protein — translation MKLRLFEQKRVRVKRTLTIAVVTALSAITGVSCSNNKDVLVTEIGVTPPSRRVAATSQAGRLYIQGQSQHVKGDSQAAIASYTKAINLNLQYSAAYKGRGLAYFDLGDKQKAIADYNEAIRLTPNDAEAYNSRGNARAALGDNRGAISDYNEALRLSPNYAEAYNNRANARSAQGDRQGAIADYNQAILLDPKSAIAYNNRGNTRAAQGDKLGAIADYTEAIRLNRNFGPAYNNRGNARAAQGDKLGAIQDLQQAAAIFQNQNNNDLYEQVMRNIKELN, via the coding sequence ATGAAACTGCGGTTATTTGAGCAAAAGCGGGTGAGAGTTAAGAGAACATTGACCATAGCTGTGGTTACCGCATTGAGCGCAATTACCGGCGTTTCTTGCAGTAATAACAAAGATGTGTTGGTGACAGAAATAGGAGTCACTCCTCCTAGTCGTCGTGTAGCGGCAACATCGCAAGCGGGGAGATTATACATTCAGGGCCAGAGTCAGCATGTCAAAGGCGATTCCCAAGCGGCGATCGCTTCCTATACTAAAGCAATTAACCTGAATCTTCAATATAGTGCTGCTTATAAAGGGCGGGGACTAGCCTACTTTGATTTGGGAGACAAACAAAAAGCGATCGCCGATTACAACGAAGCTATTCGCCTGACTCCCAACGACGCCGAAGCTTACAACAGCCGGGGAAATGCCCGCGCGGCATTGGGAGACAATAGAGGAGCAATCTCAGATTACAACGAAGCTCTTCGCCTTTCGCCCAACTACGCCGAAGCATACAATAACCGAGCAAATGCTCGCTCAGCCCAAGGAGACAGACAAGGAGCCATTGCAGATTACAATCAAGCCATTCTCCTCGATCCCAAATCAGCCATAGCCTACAACAATCGAGGCAATACCCGCGCTGCTCAAGGAGACAAACTTGGAGCGATCGCTGATTATACTGAAGCTATTCGCCTCAATCGCAACTTTGGCCCAGCCTACAATAACCGAGGAAATGCTCGTGCTGCCCAAGGAGACAAACTTGGAGCAATTCAAGACTTACAACAAGCAGCAGCCATCTTTCAAAATCAAAATAATAACGACTTGTATGAACAAGTGATGAGAAATATTAAAGAACTGAATTAG
- a CDS encoding DUF5615 family PIN-like protein: MAKIKFHLDENITLAIANGLRRRGIDVTTTPEQGIIGQSDEQQLEFAISQNRVIFTQDTDFLRLHDAGYSHCGLIYCPQISKSIGEILQRLILIWEVIDAEEMHNHLEFL; this comes from the coding sequence ATGGCTAAGATTAAATTTCATTTAGATGAAAATATAACTCTTGCCATAGCGAATGGATTACGAAGACGTGGTATTGATGTCACCACGACTCCAGAGCAAGGAATAATAGGACAATCTGACGAACAGCAATTAGAATTTGCTATTTCTCAAAATAGGGTTATTTTTACCCAAGATACAGATTTTTTGAGGCTACATGATGCAGGTTATTCTCATTGTGGTCTTATTTATTGTCCACAAATAAGTAAATCTATTGGAGAAATTTTGCAGCGTTTAATATTAATTTGGGAAGTAATAGACGCTGAAGAAATGCACAATCATTTGGAGTTTTTATAA
- a CDS encoding photosystem II reaction center protein K, protein MEAALLLAKLPEAYQIFDPLVDVLPVIPVFFLLLAFVWQAAVGFR, encoded by the coding sequence ATGGAAGCAGCACTTTTATTAGCAAAACTGCCCGAAGCTTACCAAATCTTTGACCCTTTGGTAGACGTTCTCCCAGTTATTCCTGTCTTCTTCTTGTTGCTTGCTTTTGTTTGGCAAGCAGCTGTTGGATTTAGGTAA
- a CDS encoding photosystem II reaction center protein M, giving the protein MQVNDLGFVASILFVLVPAVFLIILYIQTASREG; this is encoded by the coding sequence ATGCAAGTTAATGACCTAGGGTTCGTGGCGAGCATTCTGTTCGTACTAGTTCCCGCCGTGTTTTTAATAATTCTGTACATCCAAACTGCTAGCCGCGAAGGGTAA
- a CDS encoding DUF433 domain-containing protein has translation MAAETSSRYVTRNPDILSKEPIIIGTRTSVRAIVGLWRLGIMPEEILNHLPHLTLAQVFDALSFYLDHQAEINEYIERNQVPDELVHPSVKATLSAL, from the coding sequence ATGGCTGCCGAAACTTCCTCTCGCTACGTTACCCGCAATCCTGATATCTTAAGCAAAGAGCCAATTATTATAGGCACTCGGACATCTGTTCGTGCCATTGTTGGTTTGTGGCGATTGGGAATTATGCCAGAAGAAATCCTTAACCATTTGCCTCATCTAACCCTGGCACAAGTGTTTGATGCCTTGAGTTTCTATCTCGATCATCAAGCTGAAATTAATGAGTATATTGAACGAAATCAAGTACCCGATGAATTGGTGCATCCGTCTGTAAAGGCTACTTTGAGTGCGTTATGA
- the tgt gene encoding tRNA guanosine(34) transglycosylase Tgt, which produces MSAIFSFQSLARCSQTKARAGVFFTPHGPVETPRFMPVGTLANVKTVTPAQLQDTGAQMILSNTYHLHLQPGEAIVAGGGGLHKFMGWNGPMLTDSGGFQVFSLSEMRKITEEGVTFRSPHDGQIINLTPERSIEIQNTLGADVIMAFDECPPYPATRQEVEAATHRTYRWLERCITAHQRSDQALFGIVQGGVYLDLRSQAAVALAKLDLPGYAIGGVSVGEPPELMAQIVQATAPLLPPEKPRYLMGVGTYREMAIAIASGVDLFDCVIPTRWARHGTAMVQGDRWNLKNAKFREDFAPLDETCPCYACQNFSRAYISHLVRSQEILAYTLLSIHNITELIRFTQKIRESILSDRFSTEFGHWLEGAGEQGRGGVGEQGSGGAGE; this is translated from the coding sequence ATGAGTGCGATATTTTCTTTTCAATCCCTGGCTCGCTGTAGCCAGACAAAAGCTAGAGCTGGGGTATTTTTCACCCCTCACGGCCCTGTCGAAACTCCCAGGTTTATGCCAGTGGGGACACTGGCAAATGTCAAAACCGTTACCCCTGCTCAACTTCAAGATACTGGGGCACAGATGATATTATCCAATACATATCATCTCCACCTCCAACCAGGAGAAGCAATTGTGGCTGGTGGTGGCGGATTGCATAAATTCATGGGCTGGAATGGGCCGATGCTCACCGATTCTGGGGGATTTCAGGTTTTTAGTTTAAGTGAGATGCGAAAAATTACGGAAGAAGGCGTGACATTTCGCTCACCTCACGATGGACAAATTATTAACTTAACGCCAGAGCGCTCTATTGAGATTCAAAATACTCTAGGGGCGGATGTGATCATGGCATTTGATGAATGTCCACCCTACCCAGCTACTCGCCAAGAGGTAGAAGCTGCAACTCATCGGACTTATCGCTGGCTAGAACGCTGCATTACGGCTCATCAACGCAGCGATCAGGCGCTATTTGGAATTGTGCAAGGTGGTGTATATTTAGATTTGCGTTCTCAGGCGGCCGTGGCTTTGGCTAAGTTAGATTTGCCTGGATATGCCATTGGTGGCGTGAGTGTGGGAGAACCGCCAGAATTGATGGCTCAGATTGTGCAAGCCACAGCACCATTGCTACCACCCGAAAAGCCGCGTTATTTGATGGGCGTGGGAACTTATCGGGAAATGGCGATCGCCATTGCCTCTGGTGTAGATTTATTTGATTGCGTGATTCCCACACGCTGGGCGAGACATGGTACAGCGATGGTACAGGGCGATCGCTGGAATTTAAAAAATGCTAAGTTTCGTGAAGATTTTGCCCCATTAGATGAAACTTGCCCTTGTTATGCATGTCAAAATTTCAGCCGCGCTTACATATCTCATTTAGTGCGATCGCAAGAAATTTTGGCTTATACATTATTGAGCATTCACAACATTACCGAACTGATTCGTTTTACCCAAAAGATCAGAGAATCAATATTGAGCGATCGCTTTTCTACAGAATTTGGACATTGGCTTGAGGGAGCGGGGGAGCAGGGGAGGGGGGGAGTAGGGGAGCAGGGGAGCGGGGGAGCAGGGGAGTAG
- a CDS encoding DUF433 domain-containing protein translates to MFIPIIKEHIEITPGVCGGKPRIAGHRIRVQDIVIWHEQMGMSPDEILYHYPSITLADVYAALAYYHDHLEEIRQQIAADEEFARQLQDQNPSLLQQKLKNRQHG, encoded by the coding sequence ATGTTTATCCCCATCATCAAGGAACACATCGAAATTACTCCTGGTGTGTGTGGAGGGAAACCCAGGATTGCAGGACATCGCATTCGAGTTCAGGATATTGTGATCTGGCATGAACAAATGGGAATGTCACCTGATGAAATTCTTTATCATTATCCTAGTATTACTCTAGCTGATGTTTATGCAGCCTTAGCCTATTATCATGATCACCTAGAAGAAATTCGCCAACAAATTGCAGCTGATGAAGAATTTGCTCGCCAACTGCAAGACCAAAATCCATCGCTATTGCAACAAAAACTAAAGAATCGCCAGCATGGCTAA